The following proteins are co-located in the Vigna unguiculata cultivar IT97K-499-35 chromosome 9, ASM411807v1, whole genome shotgun sequence genome:
- the LOC114163412 gene encoding 14 kDa proline-rich protein DC2.15-like — protein sequence MGLSEYIAVVVSLCLVSVSIVNPQAVPGAQPMPPVIRDECPENTVFVLRLCVLNLLNITVGVPPPTTAPSCCALLTPLPVVQARICVGNALNRAVPGLPFIVSFVTDTLLNNCP from the coding sequence ATGGGTTTGAGTGAATACATTGCCGTAGTGGTGTCTCTGTGTCTAGTATCAGTCTCAATAGTGAACCCTCAAGCTGTTCCAGGTGCACAACCTATGCCTCCTGTAATTCGTGATGAATGTCCTGAGAATACAGTATTTGTGTTGAGACTATGTGTGTTGAATTTGCTGAATATTACAGTGGGTGTACCACCCCCGACCACCGCCCCTTCCTGCTGCGCCCTCCTTACGCCGTTGCCTGTTGTCCAAGCACGAATTTGCGTCGGCAATGCCCTAAACCGTGCCGTCCCTGGCCTCCCCTTCATCGTCTCTTTTGTCACAGATACACTTCTTAATAACTGTCCTTGA